From a region of the Oncorhynchus tshawytscha isolate Ot180627B unplaced genomic scaffold, Otsh_v2.0 Un_contig_1859_pilon_pilon, whole genome shotgun sequence genome:
- the LOC121845665 gene encoding uncharacterized protein LOC121845665 isoform X1, which produces MVYLLCVVDSVDQVNMVYLLCVVDSVDQVNMDYLLCVVDSVDQVNMDYLLCVVDSVDQVNMVYLLCVVDSVDQVNMVYLLCVVDSVDQVNMVYLLCVVDSVDQVQMVYLLCVVDQVNMVYLLCVVDQVNMVYLLCVVDSVDQVNMVYLLCVVDQVNMVYLLCVVDSVDQVNMVYLLCVVDSVDQVNMVYLLCVVDSVDQVNMVYLLCVVDSVDQVQMVYLLCVVDQVNMVYLLCVVDSVDQVNMVYLLCVVDSVDQVNMVYLLCVVDSVDQVNMVYLLCVVDSVDQVNMVYLLCVVDSVDQVNMVYLLCVVDQVNMVYLLCVVDSVDQVNMDYLLCVVDSVDQVNMDYLLCVVDSVDQVNMDYCFLTQYLRLYLRLKEEF; this is translated from the exons ATGGTTTATTTActgtgtgttgtagactctgtagatcaggtcaatatggtttatttactgtgtgttgtagactctgtagatcAGGTTAATATGGATTATTTActgtgtgttgtagactctgtagatcAGGTTAATATGGATTATTTActgtgtgttgtagactctgtagatcAGGTTAATATGGTTTATTTActgtgtgttgtagactctgtagatcaggtcaatatggtttatttactgtgtgttgtagactctgtagatcAGGTTAATATGGTTTATTTActgtgtgttgtagactctgtagatcAGGTCCAAATGGTTTATTTACTGTGTGTTGTAGATCAGGTTAATATGGTTTATTTACTGTGTGttgtagatcaggtcaatatggtttatttactgtgtgttgtagactctgtagatcAGGTTAATATGGTTTATTTACTGTGTGttgtagatcaggtcaatatggtttatttactgtgtgttgtagactctgtagatcAGGTTAATATGGTTTATTTActgtgtgttgtagactctgtagatcAGGTTAATATGGTTTATTTActgtgtgttgtagactctgtagatcAGGTTAATATGGTTTATTTActgtgtgttgtagactctgtagatcAGGTCCAAATGGTTTATTTACTGTGTGTTGTAGATCAG GTAAATATGGTTTATTTActgtgtgttgtagactctgtagatcAGGTTAATATGGTTTATTTActgtgtgttgtagactctgtagatcaggtcaatatggtttatttactgtgtgttgtagactctgtagatcAGGTTAATATGGTTTATTTActgtgtgttgtagactctgtagatcAGGTTAATATGGTTTATTTActgtgtgttgtagactctgtagatcAGGTTAATATGGTTTATTTACTGTGTGTTGTAGATCAGGTTAATATGGTTTATTTActgtgtgttgtagactctgtagatcAGGTTAATATGGATTATTTActgtgtgttgtagactctgtagatcAGGTTAATATGGATTATTTActgtgtgttgtagactctgtagatcAGGTTAATATGGATTATTGCTTCTTAACCCAATATCTTAGGTTATATCTCAGGTTAAAGGAggaattttaa
- the LOC121845665 gene encoding uncharacterized protein LOC121845665 isoform X2 — translation MVYLLCVVDSVDQVNMVYLLCVVDSVDQVNMDYLLCVVDSVDQVNMDYLLCVVDSVDQVNMVYLLCVVDSVDQVNMVYLLCVVDSVDQVNMVYLLCVVDSVDQVQMVYLLCVVDQVNMVYLLCVVDSVDQVNMVYLLCVVDSVDQVQMVYLLCVVDQVNMVYLLCVVDSVDQVNMVYLLCVVDSVDQVNMVYLLCVVDSVDQVNMVYLLCVVDSVDQVNMVYLLCVVDSVDQVNMVYLLCVVDSVDQVNMVYLLCVVDSVDQVNMVYLLCVVDQVNMVYLLCVVDSVDQVNMDYLLCVVDSVDQVNMDYLLCVVDSVDQVNMDYCFLTQYLRLYLRLKEEF, via the exons ATGGTTTATTTActgtgtgttgtagactctgtagatcaggtcaatatggtttatttactgtgtgttgtagactctgtagatcAGGTTAATATGGATTATTTActgtgtgttgtagactctgtagatcAGGTTAATATGGATTATTTActgtgtgttgtagactctgtagatcAGGTTAATATGGTTTATTTActgtgtgttgtagactctgtagatcaggtcaatatggtttatttactgtgtgttgtagactctgtagatcAGGTTAATATGGTTTATTTActgtgtgttgtagactctgtagatcAGGTCCAAATGGTTTATTTACTGTGTGTTGTAGATCAG GTTAATATGGTTTATTTActgtgtgttgtagactctgtagatcAGGTTAATATGGTTTATTTActgtgtgttgtagactctgtagatcAGGTCCAAATGGTTTATTTACTGTGTGTTGTAGATCAGGTTAATATGGTTTATTTActgtgtgttgtagactctgtagatcaggtcaatatggtttatttactgtgtgttgtagactctgtagatcAGGTAAATATGGTTTATTTActgtgtgttgtagactctgtagatcAGGTTAATATGGTTTATTTActgtgtgttgtagactctgtagatcaggtcaatatggtttatttactgtgtgttgtagactctgtagatcAGGTTAATATGGTTTATTTActgtgtgttgtagactctgtagatcAGGTTAATATGGTTTATTTActgtgtgttgtagactctgtagatcAGGTTAATATGGTTTATTTACTGTGTGTTGTAGATCAGGTTAATATGGTTTATTTActgtgtgttgtagactctgtagatcAGGTTAATATGGATTATTTActgtgtgttgtagactctgtagatcAGGTTAATATGGATTATTTActgtgtgttgtagactctgtagatcAGGTTAATATGGATTATTGCTTCTTAACCCAATATCTTAGGTTATATCTCAGGTTAAAGGAggaattttaa